A region of Triplophysa rosa linkage group LG16, Trosa_1v2, whole genome shotgun sequence DNA encodes the following proteins:
- the txlna gene encoding alpha-taxilin isoform X2, giving the protein MQRREMEDPVADSSADDTEENTAAPDVTKSKESEPQPDSIQTVKEAGAPSASCDMAEELSRQLEDILSTYCHEDGASEDTAVTNGQPDGVDVNGLSERENGKQEESKLNVNGCVDKDQKKVQEKKKVKGLGKEITLLMQTLNTLSTPEEKLAGLCKKYAELLEEHRNAQKQMKVLQKKQTQLIQEKDYLRNEHSRAILARSKLESLCRELQRHNRTLKEDGVQRARLEEEKRKEVTSHFQVTLNDIQAQMEQHNERNANLRQENMELADKLKKLIEQYELREEHIDKVFKHKDLQQQLVDAKLHQAQALLKDSEERHQKEKDFLLKEAAESHRMCELMKQQEVHLKQQLSLYTEKFEEFQNTLSKSNEVFTTFKQEMEKMTKKIKKLEKETTMYRSRWESSNKALLEMAEEKTLRDKEFESLQVKVQRLEKLCRALQIERNELSKKVQGVPEGTTTPESRPETEAGSQQEAVDSKEGSPVHQSSSEAETPQTACSQACHCAPDLEVESHREVCSAQD; this is encoded by the exons ATGCAGAGGAGAGAGATGGAGGATCCAGTAGCTGACAGCAGTGCAGATGATACTGAGGAGAACACAGCTGCTCCTGATGTGACCAAGAGCAAAGAATCTGAACCACAGCCAGACAGCATCCAAACAG TAAAGGAGGCTGGAGCACCTTCTGCCTCCTGCGACATGGCGGAGGAACTGAGCAGACAGCTGGAGGACATCCTCAGCACTTACTGCCATGAGGATGGTGCCAGTGAGGACACAGCGGTGACTAATGGTCAACCTGACGGTGTTGATGTTAATGGATTGTCTGAAAGGGAGAATGGCAAGCAAGAGGAGAGCAAACTGAATGTTAATGGATGTGTGGATAAAGACCAGAAAAAGGTTCAGGAGAAGAAGAAAGTAAAAGGACTGG GCAAGGAAATAACTCTCCTAATGCAGACCCTTAACACTCTCAGCACGCCAGAAGAGAAACTAGCTGGTCTCTGCAAGAAGTATGCTGAGCTG CTAGAGGAGCATCGCAACGCTCAGAAACAGATGAAAGTCCTGCAGAAAAAGCAGACGCAGCTCATTCAGGAGAAGGACTACTTACGAAATGAACACAGCAGGGCCATCCTGGCCCGCAGCAAGCTGGAGAGCCTCTGCCGAGAGCTGCAGAGACACAACCGCACACTTAAG GAGGACGGTGTGCAACGTGCCCGACTAGAGGAAGAGAAAAGGAAGGAAGTGACGTCACACTTCCAGGTGACACTGAATGACATCCAGGCCCAGATGGAGCAGCACAATGAACGGAATGCCAACCTGAGACAGGAGAACATGGAGCTGGCTGACAAGCTGAAGAAGCTGATTGAACAGTATGAGCTCAGAGAGGAG CATATTGACAAAGTGTTCAAACACAAGGACCTGCAGCAGCAGCTGGTGGATGCAAAGCTTCACCAGGCGCAAGCTCTGCTCAAAGACTCGGAGGAACGCCACCAGAAGGAGAAAGACTTT CTCCTGAAAGAGGCTGCTGAGTCTCATAGAATGTGTGAGCTCATGAAACAGCAAGAAGTTCATCTGAAACAACAG CTATCTCTGTATACAGAGAAATTTGAAGAGTTTCAAAACACGCTTTCCAAAAGCAACGAAGTGTTCACGACATTCAAACAGGAGATGGAAAAG ATGACGAAGAAGATTAAGAAGCTGGAGAAGGAAACAACAATGTACAGATCACGATGGGAGAGCAGTAACAAAGCACTGCTGGAGATGGCAGAAGAG AAAACACTACGAGATAAGGAGTTTGAAAGCCTGCAGGTGAAAGTGCAGCGGTTGGAAAAGCTCTGTCGGGCCTTACAAATAGAGCGCAATGAGCTGAGTAAGAAAGTTCAGGGTGTCCCGGAGGGGACTACAACCCCAGAGAGCAGGCCAGAAACAGAGGCGGGGTCACAACAAGAGGCTGTTGACTCAAAGGAGGGCAGTCCTGTCCATCAGAGCAGCTCAGAAGCAGAGACTCCACAAACCGCTTGTAGTCAGGCATGCCACTGTGCTCCAGATCTGGAGGTTGAAAGTCACAGAGAGGTTTGCTCAGCCCAGGATTGA
- the txlna gene encoding alpha-taxilin isoform X1, whose protein sequence is MQRREMEDPVADSSADDTEENTAAPDVTKSKESEPQPDSIQTGESLKEAGAPSASCDMAEELSRQLEDILSTYCHEDGASEDTAVTNGQPDGVDVNGLSERENGKQEESKLNVNGCVDKDQKKVQEKKKVKGLGKEITLLMQTLNTLSTPEEKLAGLCKKYAELLEEHRNAQKQMKVLQKKQTQLIQEKDYLRNEHSRAILARSKLESLCRELQRHNRTLKEDGVQRARLEEEKRKEVTSHFQVTLNDIQAQMEQHNERNANLRQENMELADKLKKLIEQYELREEHIDKVFKHKDLQQQLVDAKLHQAQALLKDSEERHQKEKDFLLKEAAESHRMCELMKQQEVHLKQQLSLYTEKFEEFQNTLSKSNEVFTTFKQEMEKMTKKIKKLEKETTMYRSRWESSNKALLEMAEEKTLRDKEFESLQVKVQRLEKLCRALQIERNELSKKVQGVPEGTTTPESRPETEAGSQQEAVDSKEGSPVHQSSSEAETPQTACSQACHCAPDLEVESHREVCSAQD, encoded by the exons ATGCAGAGGAGAGAGATGGAGGATCCAGTAGCTGACAGCAGTGCAGATGATACTGAGGAGAACACAGCTGCTCCTGATGTGACCAAGAGCAAAGAATCTGAACCACAGCCAGACAGCATCCAAACAGGTGAAAGCT TAAAGGAGGCTGGAGCACCTTCTGCCTCCTGCGACATGGCGGAGGAACTGAGCAGACAGCTGGAGGACATCCTCAGCACTTACTGCCATGAGGATGGTGCCAGTGAGGACACAGCGGTGACTAATGGTCAACCTGACGGTGTTGATGTTAATGGATTGTCTGAAAGGGAGAATGGCAAGCAAGAGGAGAGCAAACTGAATGTTAATGGATGTGTGGATAAAGACCAGAAAAAGGTTCAGGAGAAGAAGAAAGTAAAAGGACTGG GCAAGGAAATAACTCTCCTAATGCAGACCCTTAACACTCTCAGCACGCCAGAAGAGAAACTAGCTGGTCTCTGCAAGAAGTATGCTGAGCTG CTAGAGGAGCATCGCAACGCTCAGAAACAGATGAAAGTCCTGCAGAAAAAGCAGACGCAGCTCATTCAGGAGAAGGACTACTTACGAAATGAACACAGCAGGGCCATCCTGGCCCGCAGCAAGCTGGAGAGCCTCTGCCGAGAGCTGCAGAGACACAACCGCACACTTAAG GAGGACGGTGTGCAACGTGCCCGACTAGAGGAAGAGAAAAGGAAGGAAGTGACGTCACACTTCCAGGTGACACTGAATGACATCCAGGCCCAGATGGAGCAGCACAATGAACGGAATGCCAACCTGAGACAGGAGAACATGGAGCTGGCTGACAAGCTGAAGAAGCTGATTGAACAGTATGAGCTCAGAGAGGAG CATATTGACAAAGTGTTCAAACACAAGGACCTGCAGCAGCAGCTGGTGGATGCAAAGCTTCACCAGGCGCAAGCTCTGCTCAAAGACTCGGAGGAACGCCACCAGAAGGAGAAAGACTTT CTCCTGAAAGAGGCTGCTGAGTCTCATAGAATGTGTGAGCTCATGAAACAGCAAGAAGTTCATCTGAAACAACAG CTATCTCTGTATACAGAGAAATTTGAAGAGTTTCAAAACACGCTTTCCAAAAGCAACGAAGTGTTCACGACATTCAAACAGGAGATGGAAAAG ATGACGAAGAAGATTAAGAAGCTGGAGAAGGAAACAACAATGTACAGATCACGATGGGAGAGCAGTAACAAAGCACTGCTGGAGATGGCAGAAGAG AAAACACTACGAGATAAGGAGTTTGAAAGCCTGCAGGTGAAAGTGCAGCGGTTGGAAAAGCTCTGTCGGGCCTTACAAATAGAGCGCAATGAGCTGAGTAAGAAAGTTCAGGGTGTCCCGGAGGGGACTACAACCCCAGAGAGCAGGCCAGAAACAGAGGCGGGGTCACAACAAGAGGCTGTTGACTCAAAGGAGGGCAGTCCTGTCCATCAGAGCAGCTCAGAAGCAGAGACTCCACAAACCGCTTGTAGTCAGGCATGCCACTGTGCTCCAGATCTGGAGGTTGAAAGTCACAGAGAGGTTTGCTCAGCCCAGGATTGA
- the LOC130566949 gene encoding uncharacterized protein LOC130566949: MYFTILQFHDNTGSLAIHKVEKILRNKRVLKDVEKLSHHYQTSSLEAFHSLMLRFTPKNVVFPFMGMLCRQYLAVFHHNENANRKQATTSTGKAVYRVVFPRSKRGKSTARPVKTDATFKYVEDLLRLIFEEVVVDPSPFVEELKAIPIPMSIASQFERPSREETIARHVSRFSREAVESPHTGQPDQDTPSVSGLQHMKE, translated from the exons ATGTATTTTACAATACTTCAATTTCATGACAACACAGGGTCACTGGCCATCCACAAGGTAGAGAAAATACTCCGCAACAAAAGGGTTCTTAAAGATGTTGAGAAGCTGAGTCATCACTATCAAACGTCGTCATTGGAGGCTTTTCACAGCCTGATGTTGAGGTTCACGCCGAAAAACGTTGTGTTCCCTTTCATGGGAATGTTGTGCCG ACAGTACCTGGCAGTATTCCATCATAACGAGAACGCTAATCGAAAACAAGCTACAACTTCTACTGGGAAGGCTGTCTACAGAGTAGTGTTTCCCAGGTCCAAAAGAGGTAAAAGCACTGCAAGGCCAGTAAAAACAGATGCTACATTCA aataTGTAGAAGACCTGCTGAGGCTCATCTTTGAGGAGGTGGTTGTAGACCCCAGTCCCTTTGTTGAGGAGTTAAAAGCAATCCCCATTCCCATGTCCATTGCTTCTCAATTTGAGAGACCATCTAGGGAGGAAACAATTGCCCGCCATGTCTCCCGATTTAGTCGAGAGGCGGTCGAAAGCCCACATACTGGCCAGCCAGATCAGGACACTCCAAGCGTATCCGGGCTACAACACATGAAGGAATGA